One stretch of Archocentrus centrarchus isolate MPI-CPG fArcCen1 chromosome 5, fArcCen1, whole genome shotgun sequence DNA includes these proteins:
- the LOC115779754 gene encoding leucine-rich repeat-containing protein 3-like, whose amino-acid sequence MCTGWCEERCTSSISGGRGKGLDLHSWLLMSLLFLALWGQVFPQCPDSCHCAWDTATVLCSDAGLREIPEGIPPETVSLHLERNYIRNIPESAFSNLVHLRDLYLSHNRIDSLASGALRHLGSELRLLDLSHNQLRQASKDEFGSTRAKTRLYHNPWHCDCTLQELMETLNLEPETVNGIICESSVRGVGEGSRWEDPGSLGEHAGQPLVKLLDSGVNFCSLQRKTTDVAMLVTMFVWFFMVIVYVVYYVRQNQAEARRHLEYLKSLPSPRKTPTETDTLSTGF is encoded by the coding sequence ATGTGCACAGGCTGGTGTGAGGAGAGATGTACCAGCAGCATCAGTGGAGGAAGAGGTAAAGGACTGGATCTTCACTCATGGCTGCTTATGTCACTCTTGTTCTTGGCTCTATGGGGCCAAGTGTTCCCACAGTGCCCAGACAGCTGCCACTGTGCCTGGGACACTGCCACAGTGTTGTGTTCAGATGCTGGTCTGCGGGAGATCCCGGAGGGGATCCCACCAGAAACTGTCTCCCTCCACCTGGAACGCAATTACATACGAAACATCCCAGAGAGTGCCTTCAGTAACCTGGTCCACCTGCGGGACCTATACCTGTCTCACAACCGGATCGACTCACTTGCCTCAGGGGCCCTGCGACATTTGGGCTCCGAGCTGCGCCTGCTGGACCTCTCACATAACCAGTTGAGGCAGGCCAGCAAGGACGAGTTTGGTTCTACTCGTGCAAAGACACGCCTTTACCACAATCCCTGGCACTGTGACTGCACCCTCCAGGAGCTGATGGAGACTCTGAACCTTGAGCCTGAGACAGTGAATGGGATAATATGTGAGAGCTCTGTGCGTGGGGTGGGTGAGGGGAGCAGGTGGGAGGACCCAGGGTCACTGGGTGAGCATGCAGGCCAACCACTGGTTAAACTGTTGGACTCTGGGGTGAATTTCTGCAGCCTgcagaggaagaccacagatgTAGCCATGCTGGTGACCATGTTTGTGTGGTTCTTTATGGTCATTGTATATGTAGTGTACTATGTGAGGCAGAACCAAGCTGAGGCTCGCAGACATTTGGAGTACCTGAAGAGTTTACCCAGTCCACGCAAGACCCCTACTGAGACAGATACTCTAAGCACTGGCTTCTAA